In one window of Desulforhabdus amnigena DNA:
- a CDS encoding glycosyltransferase family 39 protein, producing the protein MSEVYRTFSGKTNEPGSHLASCVAVRRFSEIHARKTLLILIGFLLLTYMVHGFGKAFDEDEFQSMLLGINIAQGKLLYTEMWDNHGPLLSLILAGMYRLVPWQSHWVMLLGRLLILLCLLGTLYIYYRLAEEIFPQSSFFPELACFFLLLSELTALAAVEIRPDNPMNLIWTSSLLVWFRAWNSRKVPFFFWSGLLLGCAFWCSLKALVLGGAVGAMFVTGMILEKRILWKPLLTFGVGTVFAPLGMVLFLAAQGNLEAFWTTYVLQNADRLHESFFIAFFLVPYWAPLGGSFLYFSLFYAARKVFRKETVPERILLLLACSFFLLIQYCFLLPTHHEQSTLPFLMTGTLVQAWVFLLLFQRFETARYSIFRRLQPGRAHVAALVLFLLVSTAGLHQWFWIKSVEKIKWADGLLERIDPGEYVFDGIGLPLFRSHPFYYVSWVNALRARLRDHSLGIDVPAELDRKDVRYVLRDFRVESMGASVDAFIRTNYHPLNDNLLWAAGKVVPEEKHQEHQKVDIRIAGKYYWRSSEGELFIGGKPASNPVELGDGSYVVRWKGEGDLILSVAPPEQWAGVDTERSFRLLKREGYEKADHSNSMLQ; encoded by the coding sequence CGGTTTTCCGAGATTCACGCCCGAAAAACGCTTTTGATACTCATCGGCTTTCTGCTCTTGACTTACATGGTGCATGGATTTGGAAAGGCATTCGATGAAGATGAATTTCAGTCGATGCTTCTGGGGATCAACATCGCTCAGGGCAAATTGCTTTATACCGAAATGTGGGACAACCACGGACCTCTGCTCAGTTTGATCCTTGCCGGGATGTACCGCCTTGTGCCGTGGCAGTCGCATTGGGTGATGCTCCTGGGGCGTCTTCTCATCCTTTTGTGTCTTCTGGGAACGCTTTACATCTATTATCGCCTCGCAGAAGAAATCTTTCCCCAATCATCGTTTTTCCCTGAACTGGCATGCTTCTTTCTCCTGCTCTCGGAATTGACCGCGCTGGCTGCCGTCGAAATACGTCCCGACAACCCCATGAATCTCATCTGGACAAGTTCTTTGCTCGTGTGGTTCCGGGCCTGGAATTCTCGAAAAGTGCCGTTTTTTTTTTGGAGCGGACTTCTGCTGGGTTGTGCCTTCTGGTGTTCTCTCAAGGCTCTGGTGCTTGGAGGCGCTGTCGGCGCCATGTTTGTGACGGGTATGATCCTTGAGAAGAGAATCCTGTGGAAACCTCTTCTGACTTTCGGAGTTGGAACGGTCTTTGCCCCTCTTGGGATGGTTCTGTTTTTGGCCGCCCAGGGTAACCTGGAAGCCTTTTGGACGACGTATGTTCTGCAGAATGCGGACCGTCTCCATGAGTCTTTTTTCATTGCCTTTTTTCTTGTTCCCTATTGGGCGCCCCTTGGTGGCTCCTTTCTATATTTCAGTCTTTTTTATGCAGCCCGAAAGGTTTTTCGGAAAGAAACGGTGCCCGAGAGAATCCTTCTGCTGCTGGCATGCTCGTTTTTCTTGCTGATCCAGTACTGTTTTCTTCTACCCACGCATCACGAACAGAGTACTTTGCCGTTTCTCATGACGGGTACCCTCGTTCAGGCATGGGTGTTTCTCCTCCTTTTCCAACGCTTCGAGACTGCACGTTATTCCATTTTCCGCAGGCTCCAGCCGGGTCGAGCCCATGTTGCGGCTCTCGTTTTGTTTCTTCTTGTCTCCACCGCCGGCTTGCACCAGTGGTTTTGGATCAAATCCGTGGAAAAAATCAAATGGGCGGATGGCCTTCTGGAACGAATCGATCCGGGAGAATATGTGTTCGACGGAATCGGCCTTCCTTTGTTTCGCTCTCATCCCTTTTACTATGTTTCATGGGTGAATGCGCTCAGGGCCCGCTTGAGGGATCATTCCCTGGGAATCGATGTCCCTGCCGAGCTGGACCGAAAGGATGTCCGGTACGTGCTTCGGGATTTCCGTGTTGAGTCCATGGGGGCTTCGGTGGATGCGTTCATCCGAACCAATTATCATCCTCTGAACGATAATCTGTTATGGGCTGCGGGAAAGGTCGTACCAGAGGAAAAACACCAGGAGCATCAGAAGGTGGATATCAGGATTGCCGGTAAATATTACTGGCGGTCTTCTGAGGGAGAACTTTTCATCGGCGGTAAGCCTGCCTCCAACCCGGTGGAACTCGGAGACGGCAGCTATGTCGTCCGTTGGAAGGGAGAGGGTGATTTGATCCTGTCCGTTGCACCGCCTGAGCAATGGGCCGGGGTAGACACGGAGCGGAGCTTTCGACTCCTGAAACGTGAAGGCTATGAAAAAGCTGATCATTCAAATTCCATGCTACAATGA